Proteins co-encoded in one Alphaproteobacteria bacterium genomic window:
- a CDS encoding transposase, producing MNTDRLVIGDEVWEKISPHLPGKVTDRGVTAADNRLFLEAVLWRVRTGSPWRDL from the coding sequence ACGGATCGTTTGGTCATCGGGGACGAGGTTTGGGAAAAGATTTCGCCGCACCTGCCGGGCAAGGTCACGGATCGTGGTGTGACGGCGGCAGACAATCGCCTATTTCTGGAGGCCGTTTTGTGGCGGGTTCGTACGGGATCTCCGTGGCGCGACCT